Proteins encoded by one window of Thermodesulfobacteriota bacterium:
- a CDS encoding sulfite exporter TauE/SafE family protein: MNFFKQWGRFMMMGAVAHAKWEINVSKTILGDKKRLFILALFTIPVLLGSIAFADQIGGALPELLGGKKAYSPAFYSTGIFIVSILIGMGAGLITGCIGAGGGFIIAPALMSAGIKGILAVGTDLFHIFAKAIMGSVIHRKLGNVSVPLAVVFLLGAIIGATVGGLINRVLYEINPVLSDAFITTVYSLMLGFLGIYAMTDFLKARKAEKGQAPHGGGESAHGGKDEGAEMGNLPKKLQGMKIPPMVKFDHDLTPGGRSISWLFLVLSGALVGMAAGIMGVGGGFLTFPIFVYILGVSSMTTVGTDIFQIVFTAGYAAISQYAIYGFIFYTLAMGMLLGSLLGIQIGAMVTKVVKGITIRGFYAMAVLAGFVNRIFALPAKLGEMNVITISKQTGAFLDTIGVWAFFIVIAGFSVWVIGTFLTNIKVLKGEEAKS, from the coding sequence ATGAATTTCTTTAAACAATGGGGCCGATTTATGATGATGGGTGCAGTGGCCCATGCAAAATGGGAAATCAATGTATCTAAGACCATACTGGGGGATAAAAAGCGGCTGTTTATACTGGCATTATTTACTATTCCGGTGTTATTGGGAAGCATTGCCTTTGCCGATCAGATCGGTGGAGCTCTGCCGGAACTGCTGGGTGGTAAAAAAGCATACAGTCCGGCTTTTTACAGTACAGGAATATTTATTGTATCCATACTCATCGGGATGGGTGCAGGACTGATTACCGGTTGTATCGGTGCAGGCGGCGGCTTTATTATTGCACCCGCTCTGATGAGTGCCGGCATTAAAGGTATTCTTGCCGTGGGAACCGACCTTTTTCATATATTTGCCAAGGCGATTATGGGGAGCGTGATTCACCGGAAACTGGGCAATGTTTCCGTTCCCCTGGCGGTGGTTTTTTTACTGGGCGCCATTATCGGAGCGACAGTAGGCGGGTTAATAAATCGAGTACTGTATGAAATAAATCCGGTATTAAGTGACGCTTTCATTACCACCGTCTATTCCCTGATGCTGGGTTTTCTCGGAATTTATGCCATGACCGATTTTCTCAAGGCAAGAAAGGCGGAAAAAGGACAGGCTCCCCACGGTGGCGGTGAAAGTGCCCATGGTGGTAAAGACGAGGGCGCTGAGATGGGAAATCTTCCTAAAAAACTCCAAGGCATGAAAATACCTCCCATGGTTAAGTTTGATCATGATCTGACTCCGGGAGGAAGGAGTATTTCATGGCTGTTTTTAGTCCTTTCCGGTGCCCTGGTCGGTATGGCGGCAGGAATTATGGGAGTCGGCGGCGGCTTTTTAACCTTTCCCATATTTGTTTATATTCTGGGTGTTTCATCCATGACGACGGTTGGAACCGATATTTTTCAGATCGTTTTTACCGCCGGTTACGCGGCCATAAGCCAGTATGCCATTTACGGCTTTATTTTCTATACACTGGCCATGGGCATGCTGTTGGGGTCCTTGCTGGGCATCCAGATCGGCGCCATGGTGACCAAAGTGGTTAAGGGCATCACCATTAGAGGTTTTTACGCCATGGCGGTTCTGGCAGGGTTTGTTAACCGTATCTTTGCTCTGCCTGCCAAACTGGGTGAGATGAATGTCATCACCATATCCAAGCAGACCGGTGCCTTTCTTGACACCATCGGGGTCTGGGCCTTTTTTATTGTTATCGCCGGATTCTCGGTCTGGGTAATCGGCACGTTCCTGACTAATATTAAAGTCCTGAAGGGAGAGGAGGCGAAATCATGA
- a CDS encoding ATP-binding protein — translation MVQNHYAKIRKIVFISMVLVPIIPFILILLVGYYYFTTSLESSAKASMIRIVEDHAQMIDSFLSERRADLEFVLHAYDFNDLADPVILGHTFKRLKRESSTFIDLGVFNKDGIHVSYQGPYRLVGKDYEKEEWFKEVMRKGQYISDIFLGFRRIPHFVIALKREDAGNSWVIRATIDTFMFCNLVRKVRIGKTGEAYLLNTDGTLQTDRRSGGNLMEKPADSKKYLTSHSGTKIYVREKEYIYATTWLKDNNWMLVVRQEKADAFKAFRTALNLIVFIMIIGGGMIIAAASFMTGRIVRRLERMDAEKEQLSQQLIGASRLAELGEMSTGFAHEINNPLQIIKSEQSLLEINLSELKKEGQLKKSTVLDEMEDSMEQIKIQIYRCAKITQQILKFGRQSEPEKNEVDLKSFIPEVIEMVAKKASVHGISVKQNIAKDTASVFWDASQLQQVLLNLFNNAMDAVIDQHGTSGGELTVEAGPKENGTIEIKVSDNGSGISTENLDKIFSPFFTTKPVGKGTGLGLSVCYGIIEKMGGTMKVTSNQGVGTTFIIRLPEAA, via the coding sequence ATGGTACAAAACCATTATGCAAAAATTAGAAAAATTGTTTTTATCAGTATGGTCCTGGTACCGATTATACCGTTCATATTGATTCTGCTGGTTGGTTATTATTATTTTACAACTTCGCTGGAAAGCAGCGCCAAAGCGAGCATGATAAGAATCGTTGAAGATCATGCACAGATGATTGATTCATTCCTAAGCGAACGAAGGGCCGATCTTGAGTTTGTTCTCCATGCTTATGATTTTAATGACCTGGCTGATCCGGTGATACTGGGACATACCTTTAAACGGCTGAAAAGAGAGTCTTCTACTTTTATCGATCTGGGTGTTTTCAATAAAGACGGCATCCATGTGTCCTATCAGGGACCCTACCGGCTGGTAGGTAAAGATTATGAAAAAGAAGAATGGTTTAAGGAAGTCATGAGGAAAGGCCAGTATATCAGCGATATTTTTCTTGGCTTCAGGCGGATACCACACTTTGTCATCGCTTTAAAAAGAGAAGATGCTGGAAATTCATGGGTGATCCGGGCGACCATCGACACGTTTATGTTTTGCAATCTGGTGCGGAAGGTTCGCATCGGCAAAACCGGTGAGGCCTATCTGCTAAATACAGACGGAACACTCCAGACAGATAGGCGATCCGGCGGAAATCTGATGGAAAAACCGGCGGACAGTAAAAAATATTTAACAAGCCACAGCGGTACTAAAATTTACGTCCGAGAAAAAGAATATATTTATGCGACCACCTGGCTGAAAGATAACAACTGGATGCTGGTGGTCAGACAGGAAAAGGCAGATGCATTCAAAGCGTTTCGCACCGCTTTAAACCTGATCGTTTTTATTATGATTATTGGTGGCGGTATGATCATCGCTGCCGCTTCTTTCATGACCGGAAGAATTGTCAGGCGGCTTGAAAGAATGGATGCGGAAAAAGAGCAATTGAGCCAGCAGCTTATCGGTGCCAGCAGGCTTGCCGAGCTTGGCGAGATGTCCACCGGATTTGCCCATGAAATAAACAATCCTCTTCAGATTATCAAAAGTGAACAGTCTCTGCTGGAAATAAATCTATCGGAGCTAAAAAAGGAAGGCCAGCTTAAAAAATCTACAGTTCTGGATGAAATGGAAGATTCCATGGAACAGATCAAAATTCAGATTTACCGGTGTGCCAAAATTACCCAACAGATCCTTAAATTCGGCCGGCAGAGCGAACCGGAAAAAAATGAAGTGGATTTAAAAAGCTTTATACCCGAAGTGATCGAGATGGTGGCAAAAAAAGCCAGCGTACACGGAATTTCGGTAAAACAGAACATTGCCAAAGATACTGCTTCGGTTTTTTGGGACGCATCGCAGCTTCAGCAGGTGTTACTAAACCTGTTTAATAACGCAATGGATGCAGTCATTGACCAACACGGAACATCGGGCGGGGAGCTGACGGTGGAGGCAGGGCCAAAGGAAAATGGAACTATAGAGATCAAGGTTTCGGATAACGGAAGTGGCATAAGCACAGAGAATTTAGATAAAATATTCTCTCCGTTTTTTACCACCAAGCCTGTGGGAAAGGGAACCGGCCTGGGTCTTTCCGTATGTTACGGGATCATCGAAAAAATGGGCGGAACAATGAAAGTCACCAGCAATCAGGGTGTGGGTACGACTTTTATAATAAGGCTGCCGGAAGCAGCGTGA
- a CDS encoding cache domain-containing protein, with protein sequence MKIQCENCGKKYRIDEGKIKGPSVKLRCRACEHIMVVEKPAPEGEDLVDFGSIAASPEIDRPHTDTTTSSAGRSAETAHAGLGAEAEPAPKKIRFGLFFKIVILMLVASLLPLGVYWSITFNKTSDLCLENAETFMAQTGLGVKNQVDEWIDKNVRVLNTAARLPEMIAMDRKRQEPVLKAIQKSYPWMYLVFTVDPNGFNTARSDGKPLKDYSDRQYYKGVIQGKKVSWQTLIGKTSKKPALVMAVPILKAGRIVGVMAMASTIDDISKGVARWRHGRTGFAFLVDETGKVVSHQRKRYVIQQKNLNTHPLIQAYRKDKRAKTLQFKDERGREVLGHVLGNQYDWVLVVRQEAQEIHEPLKGVQYFFYILLIATILVVSIIAWFFARTVVKPIMTLTDVAERMSLGELDISVDVKSKDEIGLLAQAVERMRISLNLAMSRLRRKR encoded by the coding sequence ATGAAAATACAATGCGAAAACTGCGGGAAAAAATACAGAATTGATGAAGGGAAAATTAAAGGACCATCGGTTAAACTGAGATGCAGGGCATGTGAACATATAATGGTGGTGGAAAAGCCGGCACCGGAAGGAGAAGATCTCGTTGATTTTGGCTCCATCGCCGCTTCGCCGGAAATAGATCGGCCGCATACCGATACTACCACGTCAAGCGCAGGCAGATCTGCTGAAACAGCCCATGCCGGGTTAGGTGCGGAAGCCGAACCCGCCCCCAAAAAAATACGTTTTGGTCTATTTTTCAAAATTGTTATTCTGATGTTGGTCGCCAGTCTTCTCCCCCTGGGAGTTTACTGGTCGATTACCTTTAACAAAACCAGTGACCTTTGTCTGGAGAATGCGGAAACTTTCATGGCCCAGACCGGCCTGGGAGTGAAAAATCAGGTGGATGAATGGATCGATAAAAATGTTAGGGTCCTCAACACCGCCGCCCGACTTCCCGAAATGATCGCCATGGACCGTAAACGCCAGGAACCGGTACTAAAAGCCATTCAAAAATCATATCCGTGGATGTATCTGGTATTCACAGTGGACCCCAACGGGTTCAACACGGCGAGAAGTGACGGTAAACCGCTGAAAGACTATTCGGATCGACAGTATTATAAGGGAGTGATTCAGGGTAAAAAAGTAAGCTGGCAAACCCTGATCGGAAAAACATCAAAAAAGCCGGCGCTGGTTATGGCCGTACCGATTCTTAAGGCCGGTCGTATCGTCGGTGTGATGGCCATGGCCTCCACCATCGACGACATTTCCAAAGGTGTGGCCCGGTGGCGCCACGGAAGAACGGGTTTCGCCTTTTTGGTGGACGAAACCGGTAAAGTGGTTTCTCACCAGAGAAAACGATATGTGATCCAGCAGAAAAATCTGAACACCCATCCGCTGATTCAGGCATATCGAAAAGACAAAAGGGCGAAAACGCTCCAATTTAAAGACGAGCGTGGCCGGGAAGTATTGGGGCATGTTCTGGGTAATCAGTACGATTGGGTACTGGTGGTACGCCAGGAGGCCCAGGAGATCCATGAGCCCCTCAAAGGTGTTCAATATTTTTTCTACATTCTGCTGATTGCCACTATTTTAGTGGTTTCCATCATTGCCTGGTTTTTTGCCAGGACTGTGGTCAAACCGATCATGACGTTGACCGATGTGGCGGAAAGAATGAGTCTTGGAGAACTCGATATCAGCGTCGATGTCAAATCCAAGGATGAAATCGGTCTGCTGGCCCAAGCCGTTGAAAGAATGCGTATCAGCCTTAACCTGGCCATGTCCCGATTGCGACGAAAGCGGTAG
- a CDS encoding DASS family sodium-coupled anion symporter — MAEEKKKATGYDKYVNWKLFAIPLILVTILMLIPTPKGMIDVGVEYSMGPKYVMNYFATGLFGKQTNDLSQWQVQLVRMMEAGVRKASFSQAGLMKRSAKWCKSNKIPTTPTHLKQAKDFAGGIPLEKFKKLMEDGYDLRVNKLAYDMLTDKEKKKATRAGFHVKAAVGIVIFVVLCFITEAIPLPMVAFCIGVFAMCSGIVTRKNVAMLYWSDATWFIMGSLMFAVAFVKTGVDKRMAMMMFGKLKKPSLKMVTFMIILVIAPLTMFMSDHALAAMFLPIGMLLYATSTAASGKDDPELAKMLMITIAMACNLGGSLAPSGAARNLIMMGYAEDMFGIGIGYGEWLVYMFPLLLFTIPVTWYMINFRFKPMAAHTDLSASMAYVKEDIAKKGGAWTREQKITVVIFLVMLFCWITEKYLILSLTGIRFGIGVIAVMGAIAYVFAGIANWRDYQTGVDWGVVWLYAGAIIFGRVLVMTGGAYWIARSFVSVLEPLGLGKGIGLLLSGNVITGLLTQLMADGPACAAVGPVTLSMAGIVHPGTTMIPFMAMGTSYASSLAYCLIIGTPPNAIVYASGYLEPKDYLRVGVILWFTNLMIFMLMSATYWRFLGWKGLVPF, encoded by the coding sequence ATGGCCGAAGAGAAAAAGAAGGCAACCGGATACGACAAGTATGTCAACTGGAAGCTGTTTGCTATTCCTTTGATACTTGTCACTATATTAATGCTCATACCAACGCCTAAAGGCATGATCGATGTGGGTGTGGAATACTCCATGGGCCCCAAGTATGTGATGAATTATTTTGCAACAGGGCTCTTTGGCAAACAGACCAATGACCTTTCCCAGTGGCAGGTTCAGTTGGTTAGGATGATGGAGGCGGGTGTGCGTAAAGCCTCTTTCAGCCAAGCCGGATTGATGAAAAGAAGTGCGAAATGGTGCAAAAGCAATAAGATACCCACCACACCCACACACCTGAAACAGGCAAAAGATTTTGCAGGGGGGATACCCCTGGAAAAATTTAAAAAACTCATGGAAGACGGATATGATTTGAGGGTGAACAAGCTTGCCTATGACATGTTGACGGACAAAGAAAAGAAGAAAGCAACCAGAGCCGGATTTCATGTCAAAGCAGCTGTCGGAATTGTTATTTTTGTGGTGCTGTGTTTTATCACCGAGGCGATCCCTTTGCCCATGGTGGCCTTCTGCATAGGAGTTTTTGCCATGTGTAGCGGAATTGTGACCAGGAAAAATGTGGCCATGCTATATTGGTCCGACGCGACTTGGTTCATTATGGGTAGCCTGATGTTTGCCGTTGCCTTTGTCAAAACAGGAGTGGATAAGCGTATGGCCATGATGATGTTTGGTAAATTAAAAAAGCCTTCTCTCAAAATGGTTACTTTTATGATTATTCTGGTGATAGCCCCACTTACAATGTTTATGTCCGACCATGCTCTGGCAGCCATGTTTTTACCGATAGGCATGCTCCTGTATGCCACATCCACGGCTGCCTCGGGAAAGGATGACCCTGAGCTGGCCAAAATGCTTATGATTACCATCGCCATGGCCTGTAACCTCGGTGGTTCCCTAGCTCCTTCGGGTGCGGCTCGAAACCTTATTATGATGGGTTATGCGGAGGATATGTTCGGTATCGGCATCGGATACGGGGAATGGTTGGTTTATATGTTTCCCCTGCTGCTTTTTACCATACCGGTCACCTGGTATATGATCAACTTCAGGTTTAAACCGATGGCCGCGCATACAGATCTGAGCGCATCCATGGCTTATGTGAAAGAGGACATCGCCAAAAAAGGGGGAGCTTGGACCAGAGAACAAAAGATAACCGTGGTGATTTTTCTGGTCATGCTTTTTTGCTGGATCACGGAAAAATACCTTATACTCAGTCTTACAGGTATAAGGTTCGGGATTGGCGTGATTGCGGTGATGGGGGCGATTGCCTATGTTTTTGCGGGAATTGCCAACTGGCGGGATTACCAGACTGGGGTTGACTGGGGAGTGGTCTGGCTCTATGCAGGAGCGATCATCTTTGGCCGCGTCCTTGTTATGACAGGAGGCGCATACTGGATTGCTCGCTCCTTTGTAAGTGTTCTGGAACCGCTTGGATTGGGTAAGGGGATTGGTCTCCTTCTTTCCGGAAATGTGATCACCGGCCTACTTACCCAGCTTATGGCGGATGGCCCGGCCTGCGCTGCAGTCGGTCCGGTTACTTTATCCATGGCCGGTATTGTGCATCCGGGTACCACCATGATTCCTTTTATGGCAATGGGCACATCTTATGCCTCATCACTGGCTTACTGCCTGATTATCGGAACACCACCCAATGCAATTGTCTATGCCAGCGGATACCTGGAGCCAAAAGATTATCTGAGAGTCGGGGTGATTCTCTGGTTTACCAATTTGATGATATTTATGCTTATGTCTGCCACCTACTGGCGATTTTTGGGCTGGAAAGGGCTGGTTCCGTTTTAG
- the cysK gene encoding cysteine synthase A → MIEIFSDITQTTGSTPLVRLNWISKGLHADILAKLEFKNPLGSVKDRIGLAMIEAAEQQGLIGKNTLIIEPTSGNTGIALAFVCAARGYRLILTMPETMSVERRKLLRHLGAELVLTPGKEGMKGAINKAQEILSESADAYMPNQFSNPANPEIHRMTTAEEIWRDTAGGVDILVAGVGTGGTITGISEVIKERKPSFTSVAVEPVDSSVLSGGDPGPHKIQGIGAGFIPEVLNTGIIDEIVTVTSDQAFEVARDLARHEGILCGISSGAAVSVALEIAKRSENSGKQIVAVLPSTGERYLSTDLFQDD, encoded by the coding sequence ATGATCGAGATCTTTAGTGATATTACCCAAACAACCGGTTCCACCCCCCTGGTTCGGCTGAACTGGATTTCCAAGGGACTCCATGCCGATATTCTGGCCAAACTGGAATTCAAGAATCCTCTGGGCAGCGTCAAAGACCGAATTGGCCTGGCCATGATTGAGGCGGCCGAACAACAAGGTCTCATCGGCAAGAATACCCTGATCATTGAACCCACCAGCGGGAATACAGGGATTGCTCTGGCCTTTGTCTGCGCGGCCAGGGGATATCGGCTTATCCTGACCATGCCCGAAACCATGAGTGTGGAGAGGAGAAAACTTCTCAGGCACCTGGGCGCGGAACTGGTCCTCACCCCGGGAAAGGAAGGGATGAAAGGGGCCATCAACAAAGCTCAGGAAATTCTTTCCGAGTCCGCCGACGCCTATATGCCTAACCAATTCAGCAATCCGGCCAACCCCGAGATCCACCGGATGACCACGGCTGAGGAGATATGGCGAGACACAGCGGGGGGTGTGGATATCCTGGTTGCCGGGGTGGGAACCGGTGGAACCATCACCGGGATATCTGAGGTGATCAAAGAGCGAAAACCATCCTTTACATCCGTGGCGGTTGAACCAGTCGATTCATCTGTCCTCTCCGGGGGCGACCCCGGTCCCCACAAGATCCAGGGAATAGGAGCCGGCTTCATCCCTGAGGTGCTAAATACCGGGATTATTGACGAGATCGTCACCGTAACCAGTGACCAGGCTTTTGAAGTTGCCAGAGATCTGGCCAGACATGAAGGAATTTTATGCGGTATTTCCTCCGGTGCTGCGGTCTCGGTAGCCCTTGAAATAGCCAAACGCTCTGAAAACTCGGGAAAACAGATTGTGGCTGTCCTGCCCAGTACGGGTGAGCGGTACCTGAGCACCGATCTCTTCCAAGACGACTAA
- a CDS encoding response regulator — protein MEDLSVLFVDDEVGFLETICKRMKKRNIKVHGVESGEEALAFLDKDSVDVVVLDVRMKGMNGIRTLEEIKKKKPLIEVIMLTGHASVEVAIQGMELGAFDYLMKPMSLDELLYKLQDAYKKKNIQEEKIKKLGGDRVT, from the coding sequence TTGGAAGATTTATCAGTTCTGTTCGTCGATGACGAGGTGGGATTTTTGGAAACAATTTGTAAGCGCATGAAAAAACGTAATATTAAAGTACATGGGGTTGAAAGTGGTGAGGAAGCGCTTGCCTTTTTAGATAAAGATTCGGTGGATGTGGTTGTGCTTGATGTGAGGATGAAGGGGATGAATGGTATTCGGACCCTGGAGGAAATCAAAAAGAAAAAGCCTTTAATCGAAGTGATCATGCTTACCGGTCATGCCAGTGTGGAGGTGGCCATTCAGGGTATGGAGCTCGGTGCTTTCGATTATCTGATGAAACCGATGAGTTTAGATGAACTTCTTTACAAACTTCAAGATGCATACAAGAAAAAAAATATACAGGAAGAAAAAATAAAGAAACTGGGAGGTGATAGGGTGACTTAA
- a CDS encoding PEP/pyruvate-binding domain-containing protein produces MGKIKIFIDKLFKKPVMDDTEVEELRIDFQSRYHHFKLLLTSNNRALEVMADIEMALQGKRPFGMSFIRANCTGVSVNVFNMIKYLDQLAPGKYGRLYTSFSNIEKKIDTLLSAKKTLKDERLLISLDEVNKDMADFVGSKMANIGEIKNRLRIAVPDGFVITAAGYDHFIKENDLQVEIDKRFQSADSENIEELYSLSADIQQLIIRSKIPYDLSNAIMQAWRQLEDKAGEPITMALRSSALGEDTQESSFAGQYRSELNVSDDSVFQAYKEVVASKYSLQAITYRLNKGFKDEDISMCVGFMAMVDAAAGGVMYSCNPVNLRDNSIFINSTLGLPKSVVDGSEAGDLFVISRKVPRKIIRQDIHPKEKKFICFPEEGVCQMELTGDAGNEASIDKNQAFYLADLAVKVEDYYHTSQDIEFAISQDGTVNLLQCRPLQQIETVKHDYSDPALKNDEAIIVSGGITASPGSAFGKIYMVDKGIDVLKFPEGAVLVVNQPLPRWASLLNRAAAVVTGQGGFAGHLANVAREFRVPALFGIPDVMDKLTHGEQVTVDADSLSIYEGKIESLLVKTETKINLMEGSPVYKILKRVSHFITPLNLLDPNSLEFNPANCSTFHDITRFIHEKSVHEMFNFGKKNNFSERSSKQLYYKVPMQWWVLNLDDGFKEEVKGKYIKLDNIVSIPMLAFWEGFAAVPWDGPPPIDGKGLMSVMFQSTANPALNPGIRSKYADRNYFMVSKNYCSLNSRLGYHFSILEALVSDRSGENYVSFQFKGGAADYDRRVKRAAFIKDILQKYGFRVDVTEDNLISRIEGHDKDYMTKRIAILGYLTLHTRQLDMIMSNRAKVNYYRSKIIKDIDEVIFDKSSND; encoded by the coding sequence ATGGGGAAAATAAAAATTTTCATAGACAAGTTATTTAAAAAACCGGTCATGGATGATACGGAAGTTGAAGAGCTCCGCATCGATTTTCAATCCCGATATCACCATTTCAAGCTGCTGCTAACTTCCAATAACAGGGCGTTGGAAGTCATGGCCGATATTGAAATGGCCTTACAGGGGAAAAGACCTTTTGGAATGTCCTTCATACGGGCAAACTGCACCGGGGTATCGGTGAATGTGTTTAATATGATAAAATATTTGGACCAACTTGCCCCGGGGAAATACGGCAGGTTGTACACCAGTTTCAGCAATATCGAGAAAAAAATAGACACTCTGCTTTCGGCCAAGAAAACTTTAAAAGATGAAAGGCTGCTCATCTCTTTGGACGAGGTGAACAAGGATATGGCTGATTTTGTGGGAAGCAAGATGGCCAATATCGGGGAAATAAAAAACAGGCTTCGGATTGCCGTTCCCGATGGATTTGTCATAACCGCGGCCGGGTATGATCATTTTATCAAAGAAAATGATTTGCAGGTGGAAATTGATAAACGATTTCAGTCTGCTGATTCAGAGAATATAGAAGAACTTTATTCTTTAAGCGCTGATATCCAGCAGCTTATCATCCGATCAAAAATACCATACGATCTGTCCAATGCCATCATGCAGGCGTGGAGACAGCTTGAAGACAAAGCAGGTGAACCGATCACCATGGCTCTTAGAAGCAGTGCTCTGGGTGAAGATACACAGGAAAGCTCATTTGCGGGTCAGTATCGAAGCGAATTAAACGTAAGTGATGACAGTGTATTTCAGGCCTATAAGGAAGTGGTGGCCAGTAAATACAGCCTTCAGGCAATCACCTATCGGTTGAACAAAGGGTTTAAGGATGAAGATATTTCCATGTGTGTGGGATTCATGGCCATGGTGGATGCCGCAGCAGGAGGGGTCATGTACTCCTGCAATCCGGTTAATTTAAGAGATAATTCCATTTTTATCAACTCTACACTCGGGTTGCCTAAATCGGTTGTCGACGGCAGCGAGGCCGGGGACCTGTTTGTGATTTCTAGAAAGGTCCCCCGCAAAATCATCCGCCAAGACATACATCCCAAGGAAAAAAAGTTTATCTGTTTTCCCGAAGAAGGTGTATGCCAAATGGAGTTGACCGGAGACGCGGGAAATGAGGCATCGATAGATAAAAACCAGGCTTTTTATCTGGCCGACCTCGCAGTAAAGGTTGAAGATTACTATCATACCTCCCAGGATATTGAGTTCGCAATTTCTCAGGATGGAACTGTTAATCTGCTGCAATGTCGTCCATTGCAGCAGATAGAAACGGTAAAACATGATTATAGTGATCCTGCATTAAAAAATGATGAGGCGATTATCGTCAGTGGAGGAATTACAGCCAGTCCCGGGTCTGCCTTTGGTAAAATTTACATGGTTGATAAAGGAATCGATGTGTTAAAGTTCCCTGAAGGCGCTGTTCTGGTGGTAAACCAGCCGTTACCCAGGTGGGCTTCCCTTTTAAATCGAGCTGCTGCAGTGGTTACGGGCCAGGGCGGTTTTGCAGGGCATCTTGCCAATGTGGCGAGGGAATTCAGGGTGCCTGCGCTTTTTGGCATCCCCGATGTGATGGACAAACTGACCCATGGAGAGCAAGTCACTGTTGATGCCGACTCTCTTAGCATCTATGAGGGTAAGATAGAATCTTTGCTGGTGAAGACGGAGACAAAGATAAACCTTATGGAAGGAAGCCCTGTTTATAAAATCTTAAAGCGGGTCAGTCACTTTATTACACCATTAAACCTGCTCGATCCGAACTCCCTTGAATTCAACCCGGCAAACTGCTCAACTTTTCACGACATTACACGGTTTATCCATGAAAAATCGGTGCATGAGATGTTTAATTTCGGAAAAAAGAATAACTTTTCCGAGCGATCAAGCAAACAACTCTATTATAAGGTTCCCATGCAATGGTGGGTTTTAAACCTGGATGATGGGTTTAAGGAAGAAGTAAAGGGGAAATACATCAAACTGGATAATATTGTTTCCATTCCCATGCTTGCATTCTGGGAAGGATTTGCCGCTGTCCCCTGGGACGGTCCGCCTCCCATTGACGGGAAAGGACTTATGTCGGTTATGTTTCAATCCACTGCCAACCCAGCTTTAAATCCCGGCATACGCTCAAAATATGCCGACCGAAACTATTTTATGGTTTCCAAGAATTATTGCAGCTTAAACTCGAGACTCGGTTACCATTTTTCCATATTAGAGGCCCTGGTAAGTGATCGATCCGGTGAAAATTATGTCAGCTTCCAGTTCAAGGGAGGTGCGGCAGATTATGATAGACGGGTTAAGAGGGCCGCTTTCATTAAGGATATACTTCAAAAATACGGCTTCAGAGTCGATGTTACGGAAGACAACCTTATTTCCCGCATAGAGGGCCATGATAAAGACTACATGACCAAGCGGATTGCCATACTGGGCTATTTAACCCTCCACACCCGTCAGCTCGATATGATCATGTCAAACCGTGCCAAAGTCAATTATTACCGGTCAAAAATAATAAAAGATATCGATGAGGTTATCTTTGATAAATCATCAAACGATTGA
- a CDS encoding response regulator, producing MSKMKMMLVDDEERFLHTTSKILGKKGYHVVTATSGEKALEILHSQLIHVVILDVKMPGMDGNATLKEIKRLYPMVEVIMLTGHATVESAIDGLKSGAADYLMKPTDIEEIIEKAEDAFAKIQNLEKKIRVAQTRRLMKSPRDIIKHLDNL from the coding sequence ATGTCAAAAATGAAAATGATGCTGGTGGATGACGAAGAAAGGTTTCTACATACCACCAGTAAGATACTGGGGAAAAAAGGGTATCACGTCGTGACGGCTACCAGCGGGGAAAAAGCTCTGGAAATATTACATTCACAGCTTATCCATGTCGTCATTCTTGACGTAAAGATGCCGGGCATGGATGGGAATGCCACTTTAAAGGAGATTAAAAGGCTGTATCCAATGGTTGAGGTAATCATGTTAACCGGCCACGCTACCGTAGAATCCGCCATAGATGGATTAAAGTCAGGGGCGGCGGATTATCTGATGAAGCCTACCGACATTGAAGAGATTATCGAGAAAGCTGAAGATGCCTTTGCAAAAATACAAAATTTAGAAAAAAAGATCCGGGTTGCTCAGACACGAAGATTAATGAAATCTCCCAGGGATATTATTAAACATCTGGATAATCTGTAA